The proteins below are encoded in one region of Hordeum vulgare subsp. vulgare chromosome 3H, MorexV3_pseudomolecules_assembly, whole genome shotgun sequence:
- the LOC123443581 gene encoding pto-interacting protein 1-like, whose product MGCFSCCGASDVGKKKKRDDPYVPVPAPGGNYGYNRGSVPTHAIRTSRSQPIEVPAIPLDEIKEITKNFSSDALIGEGSYARVFLGVLKDGKNSAVKRLDSSKQPDQEFLVQVSAVSRLKHDNVIQLLGYCALGSTRILAYEYATRGSLHDVLHGKKGVKGSQPGPILSWMQRARIAVYAARGLEFLHEKAEPRVVHRDIKSSNILLFDNDVAKIGDFDVSNQAPDMAARLHSTRVLGTFGYHAPEYAMTGQLSAKSDVYSFGVVLLELLTGRKPVDHTLPRGQQSLVTWATPRLSEDKVRQCVDPKLGVDYPPKAIAKMAAVAALCVQYEADFRPNMSIVVKALAPLLHTRSSNRPAGSASAVE is encoded by the exons ATGGGGTGCTTTTCATGCTGCGGTGCCAGTGATGTTGGCAAGAAGAAGAAGCGCGATGATCCTTATGTTCCGGTCCCTGCCCCAG GGGGTAACTATGGTTATAACCGGGGGTCAGTGCCAACCCATGCCATCCGTACCAGCAGAAGCCAGCCAATTGAAGTACCAGCCATTCCCCTAGACGAAATTAAGGAAATAACCAAGAATTTCAGCAGTGATGCTCTTATAGGAGAGGGTTCATACGCAAGAGTTTTCCTTGGTGTACTGAAGGATGGCAAGAATTCTGCAGTGAAGAGGCTTGACTCCAGCAAACAGCCTGACCAAGAATTCCTTGTGCAG GTATCGGCCGTTTCAAGACTCAAGCATGACAATGTTATCCAACTTCTCGGGTACTGTGCTTTAGGGAGCACCCGTATTCTTGCTTATGAGTATGCAACAAGGGGCTCCTTGCATGATGTTCTCCATG GTAAAAAGGGTGTCAAGGGATCCCAACCAGGACCAATCCTATCATGGATGCAGCGGGCGAGGATCGCTGTCTACGCTGCGAGAGGGCTCGAATTCCTCCACGAGAAGGCAGAGCCACGTGTCGTCCACCGTGATATCAAGTCCAGCAACATACTGCTCTTTGACAACGATGTTGCAAAAATAGGAGATTTCGATGTGTCGAATCAGGCCCCTGACATGGCTGCACGCCTTCATTCTACACGTGTTCTTGGCACCTTTGGTTATCATGCTCCTGA GTATGCAATGACTGGGCAGCTAAGTGCAAAGAGCGATGTATACAGCTTTggagtggtgttgttggagctttTAACTGGCCGCAAACCAGTTGATCATACACTACCTCGTGGCCAGCAGAGCCTTGTGACATGG GCTACACCAAGGCTAAGTGAAGACAAGGTGAGGCAGTGTGTAGATCCAAAGCTTGGTGTGGATTACCCTCCAAAGGCTATCGCCAAG ATGGCTGCCGTGGCTGCTCTGTGCGTGCAGTACGAGGCGGACTTCCGGCCAAACATGAGCATCGTCGTCAAGGCTCTGGCTCCGCTGCTGCACACTCGGTCAAGCAACCGACCTGCCGGCTCAGCCTCCGCCGTCGAGTGA
- the LOC123443580 gene encoding probable receptor-like protein kinase At5g18500, giving the protein MEAPSSSPTLQDHLSRLTGPLHLKVWEVVCVALGVFMVVVFFFTVWLTMRSRKRTRLASANIPITQIPAISKEIKEVRVEQVPASDFGAHDGVLLTIQDKPSDRESDKVMVHLGVSKSRRGDESHSGSFRCMDKDAGFQSAEEGGSGTFRQGSTHGITAPSPLVGLPEFSYLGWGHWFTLRDLELATNRFSKDNIIGEGGYGVVYRGEIVNGTPVAVKKLLNNLGQAEKEFRVEVEAIGHVRHKNLVRLLGYCVEGTQRILVYEYVNNGNLEQWLHGAMSHRGSLTWEARIKILLGTAKALAYLHEAIEPKVVHRDIKSSNILIDDDFDAKVSDFGLAKLLGAGKSHVTTRVMGTFGYVAPEYANTGLLNEKSDIYSFGVVILEAITGRDPVDYGRPTKEVNLVDWLKMMVASRRSEEVVDPTIETQPSTRVLKRALLTALRCVDPDSEKRPKMGQVVRMLESDDPIPRVDRGSRHNRGGSTGMDSQRDNSDTDKSDNPDSKPSRSRTSSSK; this is encoded by the exons ATGGAGGCGCCTTCGTCCTCCCCTACTCTGCAAGATCATCTCTCCCGGCTGACTGGCCCCTTGCATCTCAAAGTATGGGAGGTTGTATGTGTTGCCTTGGGAGTGTTCATGGTTGTCGTCTTCTTTTTTACTGTCTGGCTCACTATGCGGAGTAGGAAGAGGACCAGACTAGCATCTGCAAATATCCCAATCACCCAAATCCCTGCCATTTCCAAGGAAATCAAGGAAGTGAGGGTGGAGCAAGTCCCGGCAAGTGACTTTGGGGCGCATGATGGAGTCCTGCTAACGATCCAAGACAAGCCTAGTGACCGGGAATCAGACAAGGTCATGGTCCATTTGGGTGTAAGCAAATCGAGACGTGGGGACGAGAGCCACTCAGGGTCATTTCGTTGCATGGACAAGGATGCAGGCTTTCAATCAGCTGAAGAAGGAGGGTCGGGAACTTTTCGGCAAGGTTCAACTCATGGAATAACTGCCCCTTCACCTTTGGTTGGCTTGCCAGAGTTCTCCTACCTTGGCTGGGGTCATTGGTTTACTTTGAGGGATTTGGAACTTGCTACTAACCGTTTTTCCAAGGATAACATTATTGGTGAGGGTGGATATGGTGTAGTTTATCGCGGCGAGATCGTCAATGGCACTCctgttgctgtcaaaaagcttcttaATAACCT AGGGCAAGCTGAGAAGGAATTCAGAGTAGAAGTTGAGGCTATTGGTCATGTCCGCCACAAGAACTTAGTCCGTCTTCTTGGTTACTGTGTGGAGGGTACTCAGAG GATACTTGTCTATGAATATGTGAACAATGGAAACCTAGAGCAATGGCTTCATGGAGCTATGAGTCACCGGGGCTCCCTTACATGGGAGGCCCGCATAAAGATTCTTCTAGGGACAGCTAAAGC GCTTGCTTACTTGCATGAGGCAATTGAACCAAAAGTCGTGCACCGTGATATCAAATCGAGCAATATTTTGATCGATGATGATTTTGACGCTAAAGTATCAGATTTTGGTTTAGCTAAGCTTCTTGGTGCTGGCAAGAGTCATGTAACTACCCGGGTTATGGGAACCTTTGG CTATGTGGCACCAGAATATGCAAACACTGGACTGTTGAATGAGAAAAGTGACATTTACAGCTTTGGAGTTGTTATTCTAGAGGCAATTACAGGGAGGGATCCTGTTGACTATGGTCGCCCGACAAAGGAG GTAAATTTGGTTGACTGGTTAAAAATGATGGTTGCTAGCAGGCGTTCAGAGGAGGTGGTAGATCCCACCATAGAGACACAGCCTTCGACAAGAGTTCTCAAGCGTGCACTTCTAACAGCTTTGAGGTGTGTGGATCCAGATTCAGAAAAGAGACCGAAGATGGGTCAAGTTGTGCGGATGCTGGAGTCAGATGACCCAATTCCTCGTGTG GACAGAGGATCTAGGCATAACCGCGGGGGTAGCACTGGAATGGACTCCCAGCGGGACAACTCCGACACGGACAAGAGTGACAACCCAGATTCCAAGCCGAGCAGGAGCAGAACATCATCTTCCAAATGA